In Rattus rattus isolate New Zealand chromosome 9, Rrattus_CSIRO_v1, whole genome shotgun sequence, a genomic segment contains:
- the Mlx gene encoding max-like protein X isoform X1, whose protein sequence is MTEPGASPEDPWVKASSADAHAGEGRAGRARARRGSGRRGAPQLSPESPLLSRPRGCREDSSHPACAKVEYAYSDNSLDPGLFVESTHKGSVVSRANSIGSTSASSVPNTDDEDSDYQQESYKESYKDRRRRAHTQAEQKRRDAIKRGYDDLQTIVPTCQQQDFSIGSQKLSKAIVLQKTIDYIQFLHKEKKKQEEEVSTLRKDVTALKIMKVNYEQIVKAHQDNPHEGEDQVSDQVKFNVFQGIMDSLFQSFNASISVASFQELSACVFSWIEEHCEPQTLREIVIGVLHQVKNQLY, encoded by the exons ATGACGGAGCCGGGCGCCTCTCCGGAGGACCCTTGGGTCAAGGCAAGCTCCGCGGACGCGCACGCCGGCGAGGGGAGGGCGGGTCGGGCTCGTGCACGTAGGGGGTCCGGAAGACGCGGGGCTCCCCAACTATCCCCAGAGTCTCCCCTGCTGTCCAGGCCCCGGGGCTGCAGAGAAGACAGCTCTCACCCGGCCTGTGCCAAG GTCGAGTATGCCTACAGTGACAACAGCCTGGACCCTG GGCTTTTTGTAGAAAGCACCCACAAGGGGAGTGTAGTGTCCAGAGCTAATAGCATCGGTTCCACCAGTGCCTCTTCTGTCCCCAACACAG ACGATGAGGACAGCGATTATCAGCAGGAATCCTACAAGGAGTCCTATAAAGACCGGAGGCGGCGTGCACACACTCAGGCTGAACAGAAGAGGAGGGATGCTATTAAG AGAGGCTATGATGACCTTCAGACCATTGTCCCTACTTGCCAGCAGCAGGATTTCTCCATTGGCTCCCAAAAACTCAGCAAAGCCATCGTTCTACAGAAGA CCATTGACTACATCCAGTTTTTacacaaggagaagaaaaagcaggaggaggaggtgtcCACCCTGCGCAAGGACGTCACAGCCTTGAAGATAATGAAAGT GAACTATGAGCAAATCGTGAAGGCACATCAGGACAACCCTCATGAGGGAGAGGACCAGGTCTCTGACCAGGTCAAGTTCAACGTCTTTCAAGGCATCATGGACTCCCTGTTCCAGTCTTTCAACGCCTCCATCTCCGTGGCCAGCTTCCAGGAGCTCTCAGCCTGTGTCTTCAGCTGGATTGAAGAACACTGTGAACCGCAG
- the Mlx gene encoding max-like protein X isoform X2, whose amino-acid sequence MTEPGASPEDPWVKVEYAYSDNSLDPGLFVESTHKGSVVSRANSIGSTSASSVPNTDDEDSDYQQESYKESYKDRRRRAHTQAEQKRRDAIKRGYDDLQTIVPTCQQQDFSIGSQKLSKAIVLQKTIDYIQFLHKEKKKQEEEVSTLRKDVTALKIMKVNYEQIVKAHQDNPHEGEDQVSDQVKFNVFQGIMDSLFQSFNASISVASFQELSACVFSWIEEHCEPQTLREIVIGVLHQVKNQLY is encoded by the exons ATGACGGAGCCGGGCGCCTCTCCGGAGGACCCTTGGGTCAAG GTCGAGTATGCCTACAGTGACAACAGCCTGGACCCTG GGCTTTTTGTAGAAAGCACCCACAAGGGGAGTGTAGTGTCCAGAGCTAATAGCATCGGTTCCACCAGTGCCTCTTCTGTCCCCAACACAG ACGATGAGGACAGCGATTATCAGCAGGAATCCTACAAGGAGTCCTATAAAGACCGGAGGCGGCGTGCACACACTCAGGCTGAACAGAAGAGGAGGGATGCTATTAAG AGAGGCTATGATGACCTTCAGACCATTGTCCCTACTTGCCAGCAGCAGGATTTCTCCATTGGCTCCCAAAAACTCAGCAAAGCCATCGTTCTACAGAAGA CCATTGACTACATCCAGTTTTTacacaaggagaagaaaaagcaggaggaggaggtgtcCACCCTGCGCAAGGACGTCACAGCCTTGAAGATAATGAAAGT GAACTATGAGCAAATCGTGAAGGCACATCAGGACAACCCTCATGAGGGAGAGGACCAGGTCTCTGACCAGGTCAAGTTCAACGTCTTTCAAGGCATCATGGACTCCCTGTTCCAGTCTTTCAACGCCTCCATCTCCGTGGCCAGCTTCCAGGAGCTCTCAGCCTGTGTCTTCAGCTGGATTGAAGAACACTGTGAACCGCAG